One window of the Carnobacterium maltaromaticum DSM 20342 genome contains the following:
- a CDS encoding SMI1/KNR4 family protein: MYFIKHNLFTVPAISIPSQSFYKNYRIQDLPVSYLNLLDEQNGGYLAFNLVPTTEPTRDGLDSVGIHYLFGLHEDFGTSILFQEHYHKTFSLPEYLIFFSVNDDQLWAFDYSNVTNGEPSIRYIDMDTDQWLTIADNFATFLDLLQVAPPDINEEKILSRLEANHSFLLGSDDDISQLLTRFETEPDKVWYFKWLVELLTHKNQDVQQAVFSAFETQVLYFNPVLPPTSLTIANSFKKLDPNLIDQERLAILLKEL; encoded by the coding sequence ATGTATTTTATTAAGCATAACTTATTTACAGTTCCTGCTATTTCTATTCCTAGTCAGTCTTTCTATAAAAATTACCGCATCCAAGATTTACCTGTTTCTTATTTAAATTTATTAGATGAACAAAACGGTGGCTATTTGGCTTTTAATTTAGTGCCAACTACTGAGCCTACTCGAGATGGATTAGATTCTGTTGGTATTCATTACCTATTTGGACTGCATGAAGATTTTGGAACCAGTATTTTATTCCAAGAGCATTATCATAAAACTTTTTCTTTACCTGAATATTTAATTTTTTTCAGTGTAAACGATGACCAACTTTGGGCATTTGATTATTCAAATGTAACAAATGGCGAACCTAGTATTCGCTATATAGATATGGATACAGATCAATGGCTAACCATAGCAGATAATTTTGCTACTTTTCTAGATTTACTACAAGTAGCTCCACCAGATATAAATGAAGAAAAAATTTTGTCTCGACTTGAGGCAAATCACAGCTTTTTATTAGGCTCTGACGATGATATTAGCCAACTGCTTACTCGTTTTGAAACAGAACCTGATAAAGTCTGGTACTTTAAATGGCTGGTGGAACTACTGACCCATAAAAATCAGGATGTACAGCAAGCGGTTTTTTCTGCTTTTGAAACGCAAGTACTCTATTTTAATCCAGTTTTACCTCCTACTAGTCTAACAATTGCTAATTCATTCAAAAAACTAGATCCAAACTTGATTGACCAAGAACGTTTAGCCATTCTTTTAAAAGAGCTTTAA
- a CDS encoding class A sortase yields the protein MTTKKQKNKTKKSNIKNRIINTVAVLLLIIGLFLIFLNPIKDWLVKNMSNNNNVSTVTAAQIKKNHTRDGEFDFSQVVDLDAENIIRARLYQDDMAVIGGIAVPDVAINLPIIKGISNYNLAVGAGTMKPDQVMGEGNYALAGHNMIDKGLLFSPLDKLAMGDEIYLTDLEYVYVYKTSFIETVNPDRVDLIDDVEGQTLVTLVTCNPDGSKRLVVQGTFEKKVPMKKATKAMKAAFDIEKNTY from the coding sequence ATGACAACAAAAAAACAAAAAAATAAAACTAAAAAAAGCAATATAAAAAATAGAATTATAAATACTGTGGCAGTACTACTTTTAATAATTGGCTTATTTCTGATATTCTTAAATCCAATTAAAGATTGGTTAGTTAAGAATATGTCTAACAATAATAATGTTTCAACTGTAACAGCTGCTCAAATTAAAAAGAACCATACTCGTGATGGAGAATTTGATTTTTCTCAAGTCGTTGATTTGGACGCTGAAAATATTATCCGAGCGCGCTTATATCAAGATGACATGGCGGTAATTGGGGGAATTGCAGTTCCTGATGTAGCTATTAATCTGCCAATTATTAAAGGGATATCTAATTACAATTTAGCTGTCGGTGCTGGAACAATGAAGCCTGATCAAGTTATGGGTGAAGGAAACTACGCTTTAGCAGGTCACAATATGATTGATAAAGGCTTATTATTTAGCCCATTAGATAAACTTGCTATGGGTGATGAAATTTATTTAACCGATTTGGAATATGTGTATGTTTATAAAACTAGCTTTATTGAAACAGTTAATCCTGATCGAGTGGATCTAATCGATGATGTTGAGGGACAAACTTTAGTAACTTTAGTAACTTGTAATCCAGATGGGTCAAAAAGATTAGTTGTCCAAGGTACCTTTGAGAAGAAAGTTCCTATGAAAAAAGCAACAAAAGCGATGAAAGCTGCATTTGATATTGAGAAGAATACGTATTAA
- a CDS encoding VTT domain-containing protein: MEFLTRWIEFFLTIDEHLNTFVNHYGFWTYLVLFLIVFIETGFIIFPFLPGNSLLFAAGAIAALPNELNLLWLILTFSAANFIGASINYSIGKKLGLDFLSNSFFRHILKPQQVQDTIAFFYKYGGKTILFARLMPFVWTITPFIAGASKMSLKIFAFNNFIGSLIWVSLCCLSGFFLGRVPFIAEHFSIVLLFVIFLSLIPILVSFFKKKNTYCTKNT, encoded by the coding sequence ATGGAATTTTTGACTCGTTGGATTGAATTTTTTCTCACGATTGATGAGCATCTGAATACTTTTGTCAATCATTATGGGTTTTGGACCTACTTAGTTTTATTTTTAATCGTCTTCATTGAAACTGGTTTTATTATTTTTCCTTTTTTACCAGGGAATTCATTATTATTTGCAGCTGGAGCAATCGCAGCTTTACCTAATGAATTAAATCTTTTATGGTTAATTCTTACATTTTCAGCAGCTAATTTTATAGGTGCTAGTATCAACTACTCTATTGGAAAAAAATTAGGGTTGGATTTTCTTAGCAATTCCTTCTTTCGGCATATTTTAAAACCGCAACAAGTACAGGATACTATTGCTTTTTTTTATAAATATGGTGGTAAAACAATTTTATTCGCTCGTTTAATGCCTTTTGTTTGGACTATTACACCTTTTATTGCAGGTGCTAGCAAAATGTCTTTAAAAATATTTGCTTTTAATAACTTTATTGGCAGCTTAATTTGGGTCTCTCTCTGCTGTCTATCTGGATTTTTCTTAGGAAGAGTACCTTTTATAGCAGAACATTTTTCAATTGTCCTACTTTTTGTTATTTTTTTATCCCTTATTCCAATACTCGTCTCCTTTTTCAAAAAAAAGAACACTTACTGCACAAAAAACACATGA
- the rpsN gene encoding 30S ribosomal protein S14 — MAKKSKIAKARRQQAIVLKYQDLREELKASGDIEALRRLPRDSSPTRLRNRDLIDGRPRAYMRKFGMSRIHFRELAHKGQIPGVKKASW, encoded by the coding sequence TTGGCAAAAAAATCTAAAATTGCTAAAGCACGCAGACAACAAGCAATTGTGCTTAAATATCAAGATTTACGTGAAGAACTAAAAGCGAGTGGAGATATAGAAGCTCTAAGGAGATTACCTAGAGATTCAAGTCCAACTAGGCTTAGGAATAGAGATTTAATCGATGGAAGACCGAGGGCATATATGCGGAAATTCGGCATGTCACGAATTCATTTTCGTGAACTTGCACATAAAGGCCAGATACCTGGCGTAAAAAAAGCTAGCTGGTAA
- the rpmG gene encoding 50S ribosomal protein L33, whose protein sequence is MRVQIILECVETGERNYHTTKNKRTNPERIELMKYSPKLRKKALYRETK, encoded by the coding sequence ATGCGAGTTCAAATCATTTTAGAGTGTGTCGAGACTGGTGAACGCAATTACCATACGACTAAAAATAAACGCACGAATCCCGAGCGTATCGAGTTGATGAAATATTCACCTAAATTAAGAAAAAAGGCCCTTTATCGAGAAACAAAATAA
- a CDS encoding metal ABC transporter substrate-binding protein: MKISRKLKLLLPLLVVILVVVGCTQPGKTSAPQEKTKLQVVTTFFPMYDFTRNVTKEHADVTMLMKAGVEPHDYEPSAKDIAKIADADVFIYNSEYMETWVPSVLKNIDSKKTTVIDASKNIPLLAGSDEHSEEDSEHHHDTDEHEEEPHFHLHGLKDHYHTGDTIELDGHAPDNLTFDHYQWFKKDATETEFTEIKNETKASLTLKASEELANTEIRAKLIDASGKVVAETDSNKIILTDHHDADEGSDTDEHDHEGHSHAFDPHIWLDPVIAQQQVQTIKDGLVKADDVNKDSYEKNAASYIEKLKKLDKDFENELKDTKNRTFVTQHTAFAYLANRYNLEQVAISGLSPDLEPSPAKLAELSDFVKENNISVIYFENSASPKIAKTLASGTGAVLEVLSPIEGVSQSDQDKGIDYIKVMEANLKALKKTIK, encoded by the coding sequence ATGAAAATATCTAGAAAGTTAAAATTGTTGTTACCTTTATTAGTTGTTATCTTAGTAGTGGTTGGATGTACTCAACCAGGAAAAACGAGTGCTCCACAAGAAAAAACAAAATTACAGGTTGTTACAACCTTTTTCCCAATGTATGATTTCACTAGAAATGTGACTAAAGAGCATGCAGATGTAACCATGCTTATGAAAGCTGGCGTTGAACCTCATGATTACGAACCTAGCGCTAAAGATATTGCGAAAATTGCTGATGCTGATGTTTTTATTTACAATAGTGAATATATGGAGACGTGGGTTCCAAGTGTATTAAAAAATATTGATTCGAAAAAAACGACGGTCATTGATGCTAGTAAAAATATCCCTTTATTAGCTGGTTCTGATGAACATTCGGAAGAAGATTCAGAACACCACCATGATACCGATGAGCATGAAGAAGAGCCACATTTTCATCTCCACGGATTAAAAGACCATTATCATACAGGTGACACGATTGAATTGGATGGGCATGCTCCTGATAATTTAACTTTTGATCATTATCAATGGTTTAAAAAAGATGCAACTGAAACTGAATTTACAGAAATAAAAAATGAAACCAAAGCTTCACTCACTCTAAAAGCTAGTGAAGAATTAGCTAATACAGAAATTCGCGCAAAACTAATTGATGCTTCTGGAAAAGTTGTAGCAGAAACTGACTCCAACAAGATTATTCTAACTGATCATCATGACGCTGACGAAGGTTCTGATACTGATGAACATGATCATGAAGGGCACAGCCATGCTTTTGATCCTCATATTTGGTTGGATCCAGTAATTGCTCAACAACAAGTTCAGACGATTAAAGACGGCCTCGTTAAAGCAGATGATGTCAATAAAGATAGTTATGAAAAAAATGCTGCTAGCTATATTGAAAAATTGAAAAAGCTAGATAAAGATTTTGAAAATGAGTTAAAAGATACTAAAAATAGAACGTTTGTGACTCAACATACGGCTTTTGCTTATTTAGCTAATCGTTATAACTTAGAGCAAGTAGCCATTTCAGGTTTGTCTCCAGACTTAGAACCAAGTCCTGCTAAACTTGCGGAACTAAGTGATTTTGTTAAAGAAAATAATATTTCAGTTATTTATTTTGAAAATAGCGCTTCTCCAAAAATTGCCAAAACACTAGCTAGTGGAACTGGTGCAGTCTTGGAAGTGCTTAGTCCCATTGAGGGTGTTTCACAAAGCGATCAAGACAAAGGCATTGATTATATTAAAGTAATGGAAGCTAACTTGAAAGCATTAAAAAAGACAATTAAATAA
- a CDS encoding YibE/F family protein, with protein MKASMNFKKITVLLVLICSAALLLFVHTNYEFYTTPIGKITAIKENNNSVSDSNNGNEKQLFSQDLTVTIMNGTYKNKQLLIENTYSLSGANDYHFAVGDEVFLQPITNDSKTGIIKEVKRDKFVALLACVFILVLVAVGGKKGLLSAVSLIVNILILLVAMYCYTQLDSSSLVPICALLVLLFTPISLLLVSGNHPKTYTAIIATLFGTFSAFLIAFFVLHITNEKGLRYEEMAFITRSPQRIFLASILIGSLGAVMDIAITMASSMYELYEKDPDISSDKLIKSGLEIGKDIMGTMINILFFAYVSGAIPMILLYLKNGAAWGYTISMTLSLEIARALAGSIGIVLTIPIGLYTSLFFIERGRKK; from the coding sequence ATGAAAGCTAGTATGAATTTTAAAAAAATAACCGTCCTTTTAGTCTTAATTTGTAGTGCAGCTCTACTTTTATTTGTTCACACAAACTATGAGTTTTATACGACTCCTATTGGGAAAATAACAGCGATAAAAGAAAATAACAACTCTGTTTCTGACTCAAATAACGGAAATGAAAAACAACTATTTTCACAAGATTTAACGGTAACAATCATGAATGGTACTTATAAAAACAAACAGTTGCTCATTGAAAACACTTATTCTTTATCTGGTGCGAATGATTATCATTTTGCTGTTGGGGATGAAGTATTTTTACAACCCATTACTAACGACTCTAAAACAGGAATAATTAAAGAGGTGAAGCGTGATAAATTCGTAGCGCTTTTAGCTTGTGTTTTCATTCTTGTATTAGTTGCTGTTGGAGGAAAAAAAGGCTTGCTTTCAGCAGTTAGTCTAATTGTAAATATTCTAATTCTATTAGTAGCTATGTATTGTTACACTCAGTTAGATAGTTCTAGTTTGGTACCAATTTGTGCCCTACTCGTTCTTTTATTTACACCTATTTCTTTACTCCTTGTTAGTGGCAATCATCCCAAAACCTATACGGCGATTATTGCGACTTTATTTGGGACTTTTAGTGCGTTTCTAATAGCTTTCTTCGTTCTTCATATAACCAATGAAAAAGGCCTACGTTATGAAGAAATGGCCTTCATTACTCGCTCGCCACAAAGAATATTTCTGGCAAGCATTTTAATTGGTTCATTAGGTGCAGTCATGGATATTGCCATCACAATGGCTTCATCTATGTATGAATTATATGAAAAAGACCCGGACATTTCTTCCGATAAGTTGATTAAGTCAGGCCTAGAGATTGGTAAGGATATTATGGGTACAATGATCAACATCCTCTTTTTTGCTTATGTTAGTGGGGCTATTCCTATGATTTTATTGTACTTAAAAAATGGTGCTGCTTGGGGTTATACAATTTCAATGACCCTTTCGTTAGAAATCGCTCGGGCTTTAGCTGGCAGTATTGGAATTGTTCTAACCATTCCAATTGGTTTATATACCTCACTCTTTTTTATTGAGAGGGGGCGAAAAAAATGA
- a CDS encoding YibE/F family protein: protein MINVLVLLAILLFVLMKLIGGEKGTRSFIALLFNFAILFCTILLLTLNQSPLLITFGACILISCINLFYINGWSVKTISAFIATLLTLLFSLIFVFLASYHTHTQGFGMEEIEELGAFSLYVDINFIQIGICAIIMGMIGAITDTAMAIASAMNEVFLHNSDISRTKLIKSGMNIGKDILGTTTNTLFFAFLGSYLALIIWFTDLSYSFGRIINSKVFASEAISIFCIGISAVLIIPITAIIMAYYLTKKKKP from the coding sequence ATGATAAATGTTTTAGTTCTGTTGGCTATTTTATTATTTGTTTTAATGAAGTTAATTGGAGGTGAAAAAGGGACTCGTTCCTTCATCGCGTTACTATTTAACTTTGCTATTCTTTTTTGTACAATTTTATTATTAACTCTCAACCAATCACCTTTGCTCATTACATTTGGTGCCTGTATTCTTATCAGTTGTATCAATTTATTTTATATTAATGGATGGTCAGTAAAAACTATTTCAGCATTTATTGCAACTTTACTCACCTTACTATTTTCATTAATTTTTGTTTTTTTAGCTAGCTACCATACCCATACTCAGGGGTTTGGCATGGAAGAAATTGAAGAACTAGGAGCTTTCTCCTTATATGTTGATATTAACTTTATTCAAATAGGCATCTGTGCCATTATTATGGGTATGATTGGTGCTATAACGGATACTGCAATGGCAATAGCTTCTGCTATGAATGAAGTCTTTCTGCATAATTCTGACATTAGCCGAACAAAACTCATTAAATCAGGTATGAATATTGGCAAAGATATTTTAGGAACTACGACGAATACATTGTTTTTTGCTTTTCTAGGAAGCTATTTAGCCTTGATTATTTGGTTTACAGATTTATCGTATTCATTTGGTCGCATTATCAATTCAAAAGTCTTTGCTTCTGAAGCAATTTCTATTTTTTGTATCGGAATCAGTGCTGTTTTAATTATTCCAATCACAGCAATCATCATGGCTTATTATTTAACTAAGAAAAAAAAGCCTTAA
- a CDS encoding putative metal homeostasis protein encodes MAEKIDLSSARRRLKSPNIKTKKRALKVILDDKKRKKGIK; translated from the coding sequence ATGGCTGAAAAAATTGATTTATCTAGTGCTAGACGTCGCTTAAAAAGTCCTAATATTAAAACAAAAAAAAGAGCTTTAAAAGTAATTTTAGATGATAAAAAAAGAAAAAAAGGGATTAAATAG
- a CDS encoding SRPBCC domain-containing protein yields MNEKLTKQANGEIKVSFELNLEASLEDVWNLLTTNEGLAQWFHELEVGELGEEGYFNFIMTPTERIKMPILKYVKKTKIGFEWDQDSVLFQLEPLDNDNVKLIFSEELKNITEHTPRDIAGWNLCLRRIQLVLIKKIETPVNQDEFDELVGKYKSELVKLEGN; encoded by the coding sequence ATGAATGAGAAGTTGACTAAACAGGCTAATGGGGAAATTAAAGTATCCTTTGAATTGAATTTAGAAGCTAGTTTAGAAGATGTCTGGAATTTATTAACAACAAATGAAGGGTTAGCTCAATGGTTCCACGAACTTGAGGTTGGTGAATTAGGAGAAGAGGGTTATTTTAATTTCATTATGACGCCAACAGAGCGCATTAAAATGCCCATTCTAAAGTATGTAAAGAAAACAAAAATTGGATTTGAATGGGATCAAGATTCTGTCTTATTTCAACTTGAGCCTTTAGATAATGATAATGTTAAATTGATTTTTAGTGAAGAACTAAAAAATATAACTGAACATACACCTCGGGATATAGCAGGTTGGAACCTGTGTTTGCGTAGAATTCAACTTGTATTGATTAAAAAAATTGAAACACCTGTTAATCAAGATGAATTCGATGAACTAGTTGGAAAATATAAGAGCGAGTTAGTTAAATTAGAGGGAAATTAG
- the rpiA gene encoding ribose-5-phosphate isomerase RpiA yields the protein MNLKQMVGEKAAEYVKEGMVVGLGTGSTAYYMVEAVGKMVKEGLTITGVTTSNRTAEQAKALGIPLKSVDEVDHIDITIDGSDEISSDFQGIKGGGGALLFEKIVATYSDKVIWIVDESKMVEELGAFPLPVEVMEYGSLQLFRLFEEKGYKPAFRLNEEGQKYETDGGHLLIDLHLNEIKKPFELAEFLDGLTGVVEHGLFLDCVNTIIVGYTDGPKIIEAR from the coding sequence TTGAATTTAAAACAGATGGTTGGAGAAAAAGCAGCAGAATATGTTAAAGAGGGTATGGTTGTTGGTTTAGGAACAGGTTCAACAGCCTATTATATGGTTGAAGCTGTTGGGAAAATGGTTAAAGAAGGTTTAACTATTACGGGTGTAACTACATCTAACAGAACAGCAGAGCAAGCTAAAGCTTTAGGTATTCCTTTAAAAAGTGTTGATGAAGTTGATCATATTGATATTACTATAGATGGATCAGATGAAATTAGTTCAGATTTTCAAGGTATTAAAGGCGGAGGTGGTGCGTTATTATTTGAAAAAATAGTTGCCACTTATTCTGACAAAGTAATCTGGATTGTAGACGAAAGCAAAATGGTTGAAGAACTAGGAGCATTCCCACTACCGGTTGAAGTAATGGAATACGGTAGTTTACAATTGTTCCGTTTATTTGAAGAAAAAGGCTACAAACCAGCATTTAGGCTAAATGAAGAAGGACAAAAGTATGAAACTGATGGTGGTCATTTATTAATCGACTTACATTTGAATGAAATCAAAAAACCTTTTGAATTAGCTGAGTTTTTAGATGGTTTGACGGGTGTTGTAGAACACGGACTATTTTTAGATTGTGTAAATACTATTATAGTTGGCTATACAGATGGTCCTAAGATAATCGAAGCACGTTAA
- a CDS encoding ASCH domain-containing protein, with amino-acid sequence MENESAIKLWSSFRMQNSQAPETCEAWAFGDSKEMADELSGLVLEGLKTATSSAFEVYQVENEPIPTEGSYSIILDGNQEAVGIIQIQKVTTCAFNQVTEELAIAEGEGDRTLEYWRRVHEEFFKRHLATYGLSFNEEMLIVCEQFELVYAA; translated from the coding sequence ATGGAAAATGAGTCCGCAATAAAATTATGGAGTAGTTTTCGAATGCAAAATAGCCAAGCACCAGAAACTTGTGAAGCTTGGGCATTTGGTGATTCTAAGGAAATGGCAGATGAACTTAGTGGGCTAGTATTAGAAGGGTTAAAAACAGCAACAAGTAGTGCGTTTGAAGTTTATCAAGTCGAAAATGAGCCTATTCCAACTGAGGGATCTTATTCAATTATATTAGATGGGAATCAAGAGGCGGTAGGAATTATTCAAATTCAAAAAGTGACAACGTGTGCTTTTAACCAAGTTACTGAAGAGCTTGCAATTGCAGAGGGTGAAGGCGATCGAACATTGGAGTATTGGCGCCGTGTTCATGAAGAGTTTTTTAAACGCCATTTAGCAACGTATGGTTTATCTTTTAATGAAGAGATGCTTATTGTTTGTGAACAATTTGAATTAGTTTATGCAGCTTAG
- a CDS encoding VOC family protein translates to MIESVGQVMLYVNDQKAAAEFWTQKVGFTKSTEVDNGDGTFSIEIAPKETSDTSFVLHDRKIVEKLHPELNLGTPSILFSASSKLETLYAEFQEKGITVGDLIEMPQMKVFNFADSEGNYFAVREV, encoded by the coding sequence ATGATTGAATCAGTTGGACAAGTAATGTTATACGTTAACGATCAAAAGGCTGCTGCTGAATTTTGGACGCAAAAAGTCGGTTTTACAAAATCTACTGAGGTGGACAACGGAGATGGTACTTTTTCAATTGAAATTGCCCCAAAAGAAACCTCTGATACTAGCTTTGTTTTACATGACCGTAAGATTGTCGAAAAACTACACCCAGAATTAAATTTAGGAACGCCTTCAATTTTATTTAGCGCTTCATCTAAACTTGAAACTCTCTACGCAGAATTCCAAGAAAAAGGTATTACGGTTGGTGACCTAATTGAAATGCCGCAAATGAAAGTTTTCAACTTCGCTGATAGTGAAGGAAATTACTTTGCTGTACGCGAAGTCTAA
- the pta gene encoding phosphate acetyltransferase, protein MELFDSLKFKIVRKKIRIVFPEGTEPRILGAAVRLASEELVTPVLIGSEVAVKEAAKKRGFVVDNIEIIDPNNYPAMDEMVAAFVERRKGKATEEQAREMLKDENYFGTMLTYMGLTDGLVSGAVHSTGDTVRPALQIIKTKPGVSRTSGAFIMLRGRDNEKYLFSDCAINVNPNAQELAEIAVESAKTAALFDIDPKVAMLSFSTKGSANAPEAKKVEEATKIAQEMAPEIQIDGELQFDAAYVASVGQQKAPDSEVAGHATVFVFPELQSGNIGYKIAQRFGNFEAIGPILQGLNKPVSDLSRGCNEEDVYKLSIITAAQSLMN, encoded by the coding sequence GTGGAGTTATTTGATAGCCTAAAATTTAAAATTGTGAGAAAAAAAATTAGAATTGTTTTTCCAGAAGGAACTGAACCTCGTATTCTTGGTGCAGCTGTTCGTTTGGCTTCGGAAGAACTAGTAACCCCTGTTTTAATCGGTAGCGAAGTAGCTGTTAAAGAAGCTGCTAAAAAACGTGGTTTCGTTGTGGATAATATTGAGATTATTGATCCGAATAACTATCCAGCTATGGATGAAATGGTTGCGGCTTTTGTTGAACGTCGTAAAGGCAAAGCAACTGAAGAGCAAGCTAGAGAAATGCTTAAAGATGAAAACTACTTTGGTACAATGTTAACTTACATGGGCTTAACAGATGGTTTAGTTAGTGGTGCTGTTCATTCAACTGGAGACACCGTTCGCCCAGCATTACAAATCATTAAAACAAAACCAGGAGTTTCTCGAACAAGTGGTGCGTTTATTATGTTACGTGGTCGCGATAATGAAAAATATCTATTCTCGGATTGTGCTATTAACGTAAATCCAAATGCACAAGAATTAGCTGAAATTGCGGTAGAAAGTGCTAAAACAGCTGCATTATTTGATATTGATCCTAAAGTTGCAATGTTAAGTTTCTCAACAAAAGGTTCAGCAAATGCTCCAGAAGCTAAAAAAGTTGAAGAAGCAACGAAAATTGCGCAAGAAATGGCTCCTGAAATTCAAATCGATGGTGAATTACAATTTGATGCAGCATATGTTGCTTCTGTTGGTCAACAAAAAGCACCAGATTCTGAAGTCGCTGGTCATGCAACTGTCTTTGTTTTCCCAGAATTACAATCAGGAAATATTGGTTACAAAATTGCACAACGTTTCGGTAACTTTGAAGCAATTGGACCTATTTTACAAGGTTTAAACAAACCTGTTTCTGATTTATCTCGTGGATGTAACGAAGAAGATGTTTATAAATTATCAATCATTACAGCTGCACAAAGCTTAATGAATTAA
- a CDS encoding uracil-DNA glycosylase has translation MKTIIHNDWQDILQEEFESTYYQELREFLKTEYAEQTIYPSMNHIWEAFEWTPYEQVKVVILGQDPYHGPNQAHGLSFSVQPNVKVPPSLVNVYKELADDLGITPVNHGYLKSWAEQGVLLMNTVLTVRGGSANSHRGQGWERLTDAVIKKLNEHEKPLVFILWGNPSIAKKQLIDTEKHVVITSPHPSPLSSYRGFFGSKPFSKANKALVDFGQTPIDWQLPKQV, from the coding sequence ATGAAAACAATTATTCATAACGATTGGCAAGATATTTTACAAGAAGAATTTGAATCTACTTACTATCAAGAATTAAGAGAATTTTTAAAAACAGAATATGCGGAACAAACTATTTATCCTTCGATGAATCATATTTGGGAAGCCTTTGAATGGACTCCATATGAGCAAGTGAAAGTTGTTATATTAGGACAAGATCCTTATCATGGTCCTAATCAGGCACATGGGTTAAGTTTTTCGGTCCAACCAAATGTAAAGGTCCCTCCTTCTTTAGTAAATGTATATAAAGAATTAGCAGATGACTTAGGCATCACACCAGTTAATCATGGTTATTTAAAATCGTGGGCTGAACAAGGGGTCTTATTGATGAATACAGTCTTAACTGTTCGTGGTGGGTCAGCGAACTCTCATCGTGGTCAAGGTTGGGAGCGATTAACGGATGCCGTCATTAAAAAATTAAATGAACATGAAAAGCCTTTGGTCTTTATTTTATGGGGGAATCCTTCAATAGCCAAAAAACAACTGATTGATACAGAAAAGCATGTTGTTATTACCTCACCACACCCAAGCCCATTATCTTCTTATCGTGGTTTTTTTGGTTCAAAACCCTTTTCTAAAGCCAATAAGGCTCTAGTTGACTTTGGTCAAACACCTATTGATTGGCAACTGCCAAAACAGGTTTAG